A part of Sinorhizobium chiapasense genomic DNA contains:
- a CDS encoding aldose epimerase family protein, with translation MTRIDPNMSRAWHRSVLGAAVLGMVLTGTSAGAGSMDQTPFGNTQDGKAVNLYTLTNDRGASVKFIAYGGIITAINVPDRWGKLDNIVLGFKELADYESKNPYFGALIGRYGNRIGGAKFALDGTQYQLAANNGPNSLHGGSKGLDKVVWAVEPLANVSGAAARLGYTSKDGEEGYPGTLTVQVVYTLTNDNELRIDYEATTDKPTVVNLTSHSYFNLAGDGTGGIGDHILTINADRYTPVDATLIPTGELASVTGTPFDFRQGTPIGARIRSNHPQMVYGRGYDHNYVLNRSGSGLSLAARVYEPRSGRIMEISTTEPGVQFYSGNFLDSTLVGPTGQQYRQTDGFCLETQHFPDSPNKPSFPTTVLKPGETLRSTTIHKFSTDAS, from the coding sequence ATGACGCGGATCGATCCCAACATGTCGCGTGCCTGGCACAGGTCAGTGCTCGGCGCGGCCGTGCTCGGCATGGTGCTGACGGGAACCAGCGCTGGAGCCGGCTCTATGGACCAGACTCCATTCGGAAACACGCAGGACGGCAAAGCCGTCAATCTCTACACGCTCACCAACGACAGGGGCGCGTCCGTCAAGTTCATAGCCTATGGCGGCATCATCACGGCGATCAACGTGCCCGACCGCTGGGGCAAGCTCGACAACATCGTGCTCGGCTTCAAGGAACTCGCCGACTACGAATCCAAGAACCCCTATTTCGGCGCCTTGATCGGGCGCTACGGCAATCGCATCGGCGGCGCGAAGTTCGCGCTCGACGGTACCCAATACCAGCTCGCCGCCAATAACGGGCCAAACAGCCTGCATGGCGGCAGCAAAGGCTTAGACAAGGTCGTCTGGGCGGTCGAGCCGCTGGCCAATGTGAGCGGGGCCGCAGCGCGGCTCGGCTACACGAGCAAGGATGGTGAGGAAGGCTATCCCGGCACGCTAACGGTCCAGGTCGTCTATACCCTCACCAACGACAACGAGCTGCGCATCGACTACGAGGCGACGACAGACAAACCTACCGTGGTCAATCTCACGAGTCATTCCTACTTCAATCTCGCCGGCGACGGCACGGGCGGGATCGGCGATCACATCCTCACGATCAACGCCGATCGCTACACGCCGGTCGATGCGACCTTGATCCCGACCGGGGAGCTCGCCTCCGTGACCGGTACGCCGTTCGACTTCCGCCAAGGGACGCCGATCGGCGCACGCATCCGCTCAAACCACCCACAGATGGTCTATGGCCGCGGATACGATCACAACTACGTGCTGAACCGGTCGGGTAGTGGGCTTTCGCTCGCCGCGCGTGTCTACGAGCCGCGCTCGGGCCGGATCATGGAGATCTCAACCACTGAGCCCGGCGTCCAGTTCTACAGCGGCAACTTCCTCGATTCGACGCTCGTCGGCCCGACCGGTCAGCAATACCGCCAGACCGACGGCTTCTGCCTCGAGACGCAGCACTTCCCGGATTCGCCGAACAAGCCGTCCTTTCCGACGACGGTCCTGAAACCAGGCGAAACGCTAAGGTCGACTACGATACACAAGTTCTCCACGGATGCGTCCTAG
- a CDS encoding aminoglycoside phosphotransferase family protein: MAKDTDATPLAGGERTAVSRRGEVVIRETGPWARSVHSLLRHLEEAGFAGAPRVVGGGFDAQGREVLTYIEGDVINPTPWSDEAIHTLGSLMRRLHDATASFRPPADALWRPWFGREVGAPDIIGHCDAAPWNVVSRNGKPVALIDWEAAGPVDRLTEVAMAAWNNAQLYDDDVAEMNGLPDAGHRMRHVRLFADGYGLPAEARHRLGYRIIEFAAESAANEVAEQQITPDTEIAPRVWGIAWQTRSVAWLIRNRDALENALR; this comes from the coding sequence ATGGCGAAAGATACCGATGCCACGCCGCTTGCCGGCGGCGAGAGAACCGCTGTCAGCCGACGAGGTGAAGTCGTCATACGGGAGACTGGCCCCTGGGCCCGTTCCGTCCATTCTCTCTTGCGCCATCTTGAGGAAGCGGGCTTCGCGGGCGCGCCCCGCGTCGTCGGCGGCGGCTTTGACGCGCAAGGTCGTGAAGTCCTCACCTATATCGAAGGCGATGTCATCAACCCCACCCCCTGGTCGGACGAGGCTATTCATACGCTCGGCAGCCTCATGCGCCGGCTGCACGACGCAACCGCCTCCTTCCGTCCTCCGGCCGATGCCCTGTGGCGCCCCTGGTTCGGCCGGGAGGTCGGCGCTCCGGACATCATCGGGCACTGCGATGCGGCGCCATGGAACGTGGTTTCGCGAAACGGCAAACCGGTCGCGCTGATCGACTGGGAGGCGGCAGGTCCCGTCGACCGGCTGACCGAGGTCGCCATGGCGGCCTGGAACAACGCCCAGCTCTACGATGACGACGTCGCCGAGATGAACGGTTTGCCCGACGCCGGGCATCGCATGCGCCATGTGCGCCTCTTTGCCGACGGCTACGGGCTACCGGCCGAGGCACGGCATCGGCTCGGCTACAGGATCATCGAATTTGCAGCGGAGAGTGCTGCAAACGAGGTGGCCGAGCAGCAGATCACGCCCGACACCGAAATCGCCCCGCGCGTCTGGGGCATCGCCTGGCAGACCCGCAGCGTCGCCTGGCTGATCCGCAACCGTGATGCCCTGGAGAACGCTTTGAGGTGA